One genomic region from Cyanobacteriota bacterium encodes:
- a CDS encoding GAF domain-containing sensor histidine kinase gives MQVNLKKLLAKPELAALLTEIGSSFNAYIEVVDIKGDCLLRLGQPDSYQGTKQAIASCFPVVVEAVTIGHVQGTAPAAHIAKLLTYLAKQDLEKRGLANELLEKYHELDLFYEISTKLTASLDLQEIAQLVLREAYTLVEATSGVMLLRRAGTSQLEVLSQVGADLQLPTAISLGEGLIGNIVQAGREELVNQLSTDPRPFEGDRAVQNLICVPLITEEQVTGAIVIATTNATPYSTEDLKQVSIFASQTAMAIEKALLHQQALAAADAAQTQAQQLHAALIDLQHAQAQLIQTEKMSSLGQLVAGVAHEINNPVNFIYGNLVHASGYVQDLLELLMRYRKLLDPMPPDLQAFSEAIDLEFLMEDLPQLLTSMQVGADRILEIVKSLRNFSRLDEAEMKAVDIHDGLDSTLMILHNRLKPRGHHPGIEVVKQYGNLPLVECYPGQLNQVFMNILVNAIDALDEFSALKYQALASHPADQPVSWQPKITIHTELIDAYPEHGAKTQDCPPESTKSVVIRIADNGPGMTEDVKQRLFDPFFTTKEVGKGTGLGMAISHQIIVERHGGLLKCRSHPGEGAEFWIQIPLKAANASSKPRGIRRLSPSITPQPPKTPTPLVNLTSATDTDGYVRAQVTSPDRQHLLNRHLELLKKLTHANAINTDDQTGDLYHLFQAHPILLRLYTILLTDLY, from the coding sequence GTGCAAGTCAACCTAAAGAAATTACTGGCAAAACCAGAGCTAGCTGCATTACTAACCGAGATTGGCAGCAGTTTCAACGCCTATATTGAGGTTGTTGATATAAAGGGGGACTGTCTGCTGAGGCTGGGGCAACCTGATTCTTATCAGGGGACAAAGCAGGCGATCGCCTCCTGCTTTCCAGTCGTGGTAGAGGCGGTGACGATCGGTCATGTTCAGGGTACTGCTCCAGCAGCACATATAGCCAAGTTGCTGACTTACTTAGCTAAACAAGACTTAGAAAAGCGTGGACTTGCCAATGAGTTGTTGGAGAAATATCACGAGCTTGACCTCTTTTATGAAATTTCGACCAAGCTTACTGCCAGCTTAGATTTGCAAGAGATTGCCCAACTCGTGTTGCGGGAAGCCTACACGTTGGTCGAGGCCACCAGCGGTGTTATGTTGTTGCGACGTGCTGGCACTAGCCAACTAGAGGTGCTATCTCAAGTGGGCGCAGATTTGCAGCTACCGACCGCCATTAGCCTAGGGGAGGGGTTGATTGGCAACATTGTGCAGGCAGGACGCGAGGAACTTGTGAATCAACTCTCTACAGACCCTCGTCCGTTTGAAGGTGATAGGGCTGTTCAGAATCTCATCTGTGTGCCGCTAATTACTGAAGAGCAAGTAACTGGGGCGATCGTCATAGCTACTACTAACGCTACACCTTACTCTACCGAAGACCTGAAGCAAGTGAGTATCTTTGCCTCTCAGACGGCGATGGCAATTGAAAAGGCACTGTTACATCAACAAGCTCTAGCCGCTGCCGATGCAGCCCAAACCCAAGCGCAACAACTTCACGCTGCGCTGATAGACCTGCAACATGCCCAGGCACAACTGATTCAAACTGAAAAAATGTCTAGCCTAGGGCAGCTAGTGGCCGGCGTAGCCCATGAAATCAACAACCCAGTCAACTTTATCTACGGCAATCTGGTTCATGCTAGCGGCTACGTGCAAGATTTATTGGAACTGTTGATGCGCTATCGCAAACTACTGGATCCGATGCCTCCAGACTTGCAAGCTTTTTCAGAAGCGATCGACCTAGAGTTTTTGATGGAAGATTTACCCCAGTTGCTGACATCGATGCAAGTTGGAGCTGATCGCATCCTAGAAATTGTGAAATCCCTGCGCAACTTCTCCCGCTTAGATGAGGCCGAAATGAAAGCTGTTGACATTCACGATGGCCTCGACAGCACACTTATGATTCTGCACAATCGACTCAAGCCCCGTGGTCACCATCCTGGCATTGAAGTTGTTAAGCAATATGGCAACTTGCCCTTGGTGGAATGCTATCCAGGGCAACTTAATCAGGTGTTCATGAACATTTTGGTCAACGCGATCGATGCCTTAGACGAGTTTTCAGCCCTTAAATACCAAGCATTAGCCTCTCATCCTGCTGATCAACCAGTATCCTGGCAACCCAAAATTACTATCCACACTGAACTGATTGATGCCTATCCCGAACATGGTGCTAAGACCCAAGACTGCCCGCCAGAATCGACAAAATCTGTGGTCATCCGAATTGCTGATAATGGGCCAGGGATGACGGAAGATGTGAAGCAGCGGCTATTTGATCCATTCTTCACCACTAAGGAAGTCGGCAAGGGTACTGGCTTAGGAATGGCTATCAGCCATCAAATCATTGTGGAGCGGCATGGTGGTTTGCTGAAGTGTCGATCGCACCCTGGTGAAGGAGCAGAATTTTGGATTCAGATTCCCCTCAAGGCAGCGAATGCATCCAGTAAACCCAGAGGAATCCGCAGACTATCACCTTCTATAACCCCTCAACCACCCAAAACACCAACTCCCTTGGTCAACCTTACGAGCGCAACTGACACTGATGGTTACGTCCGTGCTCAAGTTACATCACCAGACCGCCAACATTTGTTGAATCGTCATCTTGAACTACTGAAAAAACTGACCCACGCTAATGCCATTAATACGGATGATCAGACAGGGGATCTCTATCACCTGTTTCAGGCCCATCCTATTTTGCTCAGGCTATATACAATCCTGCTGACTGACCTGTACTAA
- a CDS encoding anhydro-N-acetylmuramic acid kinase yields MTRVVGLISGTSVDGIDAALVDIAGNGLDLNVTLVAGATYPYPEAVRSQILAVCAGQPLSMVELAALDDAIAYEFAQAALAIQAGHAPASLIGSHGQTVYHRPPDNAPHSSMPLGYSLQLGRGDVIAHLTKTTTISNFRVADIAAQGQGAPLVARVDACLLGHDTQTRCVQNLGGIGNVTYLPARNSSPNWLAQVRGWDTGPGNVLIDLAVQHFSGGQRRYDQDGAWAASGTVCSALVERWLQHPFFQQAPPKSTGRELFGQDYLMQCLADAKTYNLSPADILASLTELTVVAIVHSYQSFLPKQPDQVILCGGGSLNGYLRKRLQTLVTPISVVTTDDVGLSAGSKEAIAFAVLAYWRQHNMPGNLPQVTGATQEVCLGDIHPVYPKKR; encoded by the coding sequence GTGACCCGTGTGGTAGGTTTGATTAGCGGTACATCGGTGGATGGCATTGATGCTGCACTGGTGGACATTGCAGGCAATGGGTTGGATTTGAACGTAACTCTCGTTGCAGGAGCAACCTACCCCTATCCAGAGGCGGTTCGATCGCAAATCTTAGCTGTCTGTGCTGGTCAGCCACTGTCTATGGTGGAACTAGCAGCATTGGATGACGCGATTGCCTACGAATTTGCCCAAGCTGCCCTTGCCATCCAAGCGGGCCACGCACCTGCATCTCTGATTGGTTCCCATGGCCAAACCGTCTATCATCGACCACCAGACAATGCTCCCCACAGCTCTATGCCCTTGGGCTATAGCCTACAACTGGGGCGTGGAGATGTAATCGCCCACTTGACGAAAACAACTACCATCAGCAATTTTCGGGTAGCTGACATTGCTGCCCAAGGACAGGGAGCACCCCTTGTCGCCCGTGTGGATGCTTGTCTACTAGGCCATGACACCCAAACACGTTGCGTACAAAACCTAGGTGGCATTGGTAACGTCACCTATCTGCCTGCACGCAACAGCAGTCCTAATTGGTTAGCCCAAGTCCGGGGATGGGATACAGGGCCGGGTAATGTTCTGATAGATCTTGCTGTGCAGCATTTTTCTGGCGGGCAGCGTCGCTATGACCAGGATGGAGCCTGGGCAGCCAGTGGAACAGTTTGCTCTGCGCTGGTGGAGCGATGGTTGCAACACCCATTTTTTCAACAGGCACCGCCAAAATCGACCGGACGAGAACTCTTCGGTCAAGACTACTTGATGCAATGTTTAGCTGATGCGAAAACCTATAACCTTAGCCCCGCAGACATATTGGCTAGCCTGACTGAATTGACTGTGGTTGCGATCGTCCACAGCTACCAGAGTTTTTTGCCTAAACAGCCAGATCAGGTGATATTGTGTGGAGGTGGAAGTTTAAATGGCTACCTACGAAAACGCTTACAAACTCTGGTAACCCCTATCTCGGTAGTAACGACGGATGATGTTGGCTTGAGTGCTGGGTCTAAGGAGGCAATTGCCTTTGCTGTCTTGGCCTACTGGCGGCAACACAACATGCCTGGTAACCTTCCCCAGGTAACAGGCGCTACTCAAGAGGTGTGCTTGGGTGATATTCACCCGGTCTATCCCAAAAAGAGATAA